The following are encoded in a window of Oncorhynchus mykiss isolate Arlee chromosome 31, USDA_OmykA_1.1, whole genome shotgun sequence genomic DNA:
- the LOC110505067 gene encoding elongator complex protein 1 isoform X1, which produces MRNLRLLKSLRCLKLQGPGTPQCFTVRTDTGTVLIASEYSVTELDTRAGQVVNEVSLTVERYLPEDGGGTVVGIQDLPDQESVCVATATGDVILYNLNTNQVCGCPSQLECVGSVDSGLSAMSWSPDQELVTLTTGQDTIIMMTKNFEPITEVGIHQDDFGEGKFITVGWGKKETQFHGSEGKHAAQKKTIEVQPAMSWDDRRPRVTWRGDGQLFAVSSVCPLTGARKVRVWNRECVLQSTSETVNGLEQSLCWKPSGSLIAATQRHPNKHSVVFMEKNGLLHGDFTLPFGKEQVKVKELLWNSDSTVLAVWLEDMTPGEGGQVNTYIQLWTVGNYHWYLKQNLYFGSDPQRAPAYVSWDPEMPLRLHLVTRGWVSLNYDWGWSTDRSHGEDGHDNANVAVIDGDKLLVSTFRQCVVPPPMCAYDLQLPAPVNLVTFQRQRTNELAALTADGHISVYGQGTEKLSEPAAGLGGFRSVTHAPQLKTTYRVAVDQEEPLALRLLLWLKEDVFLGVGACTDGPSQSKMLILGPSEAQGPQPTLEIRSHVEVEGHVISMCHSSKTGTVALQLEDGQIRKFLWDSLKPSVVEWQDSTGCRINFPDPCVQTALFTIEEEHLLGLTDRSHLFVGETEVASNVSSFVVYDDFLLLTTHSHTCRCFRLTTLTVKGLQVALAADGGQNQNDQNDETLRRVERGSRIVTVVPQDTRLILQMPRGNLETIRHRALVLAQLRKWLDSQRFREAFECMRKLRINLNLIYDHNPKVFLESVETFLRQLDSINHINLFLTELKEEDTTTTMYPCPVNTTGQSAPAACGKKVDIVCDALRRTMESMDQHKYCLSILTSHVKKTVPELEVALQKVHELRVNPPSAANAVSAEEALKYLLFLVNVNELYEHSLGTYDFDLVLMVAEKSQKDPKEYLPFLNMLKTLEPNYQRYSIDKHLKRYRKALHHLSKCGEKHFTEALNLVKDQRLYSEALGLYPTDSPQYKALSCAYAEYLVEQQQAEQAGLLLWRCGEATRALQAFVGSASWRYALCVAEQIPLPSDQLALLARDLAEKLIELRRYTEAAILLERYAKDCEEAISALITGAVWEEALRLVYLYNRQDIIETNFKPALLEACSSQASYLEAQKAMFTRHKTRLSVVRELKEKARLELLDEDVPDCPEAELYSEASSVMTGSHAGSKYSHSNSRISSRSSKNRRKAERKKLSLKEGTPLEDMALLHALAEIIHSVDKMREEVHSLLKALVLFQFDGQAGRLQHAYGEALQMIEVALPEVWQEGLQQTQAPITGPNSTANSIMASFQQPRPSATQDSETPPPPKMRNGVKWKLSILK; this is translated from the exons ATGCGCAACTTGAGGTTGCTGAAGAGCCTTCGTTGCTTGAAGCTGCAAGGCCCGGGCACGCCGCAATGTTTCACTGTTCGGACGGACACAGGCACGGTGCTCATCGCTTCAGAATACTCCGTCACAGAGTTGGACACACGAGCTGGCCAG GTGGTGAATGAGGTGTCGTTGACAGTTGAGCGCTATCTTCCAGAGGATGGCGGTGGGACAGTTGTTGGTATCCAAGACTTACCAGACCAGGAGTCTGTGTGCGTGGCAACAGCCACTGGTGATGTCATTCTCTACAATCTCAACACTAACCAG GTGTGTGGGTGTCCATCTCAGCTGGAGTGTGTGGGCAGTGTGGACAGTGGTCTGTCAGCCATGAGCTGGAGCCCGGACCAGGAGCTGGTCACTCTCACCACTG GTCAGGACACCATTATCATGATGACCAAAAACTTTGAACCCATCACGGAGGTTGGGATCCATCAGGATGACTTTGGAGAGG GGAAGTTTATCACAGTGGGCTGGGGGAAGAAAGAGACACAGTTCCATGGCTCAGAGGGCAAGCATGCTGCCCAGAAGAAGACTATA GAGGTGCAGCCGGCCATGTCGTGGGACGACCGCAGGCCGAGGGTGACGTGGAGAGGAGACGGGCAGCTCTTCGCTGTGAGCTCAGTTTGCCCCCTGACTG GTGCCAGGAAGGTCAGAGTGTGGAACAGAGAGTGTGTCTTACAGTCGACAAGTGAAACCGTCAACGGTCTGGAGCAGTCACTGTGTTGGAA ACCATCAGGTAGTTTGATAGCAGCCACACAGCGTCATCCTAACAAGCACAGTGTGGTGTTTATGGAGAAGAACGGCCTCCTACACGGCGACTTCACCCTGCCCTTTGGCAAAGAACAGGTCAAG GTGAAGGAGCTGCTATGGAACAGTGACTCGACTGTGTTGGCTGTGTGGCTGGAGGACATGACACCGGGAGAGGGGGGTCAAGTCAACACATATA TTCAGCTGTGGACAGTAGGTAACTACCACTGGTACCTGAAGCAGAACCTGTACTTCGGCAGCGACCCCCAGAGGGCACCAGCCTACGTGAGCTGGGATCCTGAGATGCCCCTGCGGCTGCACCTTGTGACCCGAGGCTGGGTCAGCCTGAACTACGACTGGGGCTGGAGCACCGACCGCAGCCACGGGGAGGACGGGCATGACAACGCCAATGTGGCCGTGATCGACGGCG ACAAGCTCCTCGTGTCAACGTTTCGTCAGTGTGTGGTGCCCCCGCCCATGTGTGCCTACGACCTTCAGCTGCCCGCCCCCGTCAACCTGGTGACCTTCCAGCGCCAGAGGACCAATGAGCTGGCAGCGCTCACAGCCGACGGACACATCTCTGTCTACGGCCAAG GTACTGAGAAACTGAGTGAGCCTGCAGCCGGATTGGGAGGATTCCGATCTGTCACACACGCCCCTCAGCTAAAGACAACCTACAG GGTTGCGGTGGATCAGGAGGAACCCCTGGCTTTGCGTCTGCTGCTGTGGCTGAAAGAGGATGTGTTCCTGGGGGTGGGGGCCTGTACAGACGGGCCGTCCCAGTCCAAGATGCTCATCCTGGGACCCTCAGAGGCCCAGGGCCCCCAGCCAACCCTGGAGATCAG GTCACATGTGGAGGTTGAAGGTCACGTGATCAGCATGTGTCACAGCTCCAAGACGGGCACGGTGGCGCTGCAGCTGGAGGATGGCCAGATCAGGAAGTTCCTCTGGG ACTCTTTGAAACCTAGTGTGGTGGAGTGGCAGGACTCAACAGGCTGCAGAATCAACTTCCCAGATCCCTGTGTGCAGACGGCCCTCTTTACCATAGAAGAG GAGCATCTGTTAGGGCTTACGGACCGATCTCACCTGTTTGTTGGTGAGACAGAG GTGGCCTCCAACGTTTCCTCCTTCGTGGTCTACGACGACTTCCTGCTGCTCACCACACACTCGCACACTTGCCGCTGCTTCCGACTCACCACGCTCACTGTCAAAGGGCTGCAGGTGGCCTTGGCTGCCGACGGAGGTCAGAATCAGAATGACCAGAATGACGAGACTCTCCGCAGGGTAGAGAGGGGCTCCAGAATCGTCACTGTGGTCCCCCAGGACACCAGGCTCATCCTACAG ATGCCTCGCGGTAACCTGGAGACCATCCGCCATCGAGCACTGGTGTTGGCTCAGCTCCGAAAGTGGCTGGACAGTCAGAGGTTCCGAGAGGCCTTTGAGTGCATGAGGAAGCTGCGGATCAACCTTAACCTGATCTACGACCACAACCCCAAG GTGTTTTTAGAGAGCGTGGAGACTTTCCTGAGACAGCTGGACTCTATCAATCACATCAACCTGTTCCTCACAGAGCTCAA GGAGGAAGATACCACTACAACAATGTACCCTTGTCCAGTGAACACTACAGGACAGTCAGCCCCTGCAGCTTGTGGGAAAAAGGTGGATATTGTCTGTGATGCGTTACGCCGCACCATGGAATCTATGGACCAGCATAA GTACTGTCTGTCTATTTTGACGTCACACGTGAAGAAGACTGTTCCTGAGCTGGAGGTTGCCCTGCAGAAAGTCCACGAGCTTCGAG TGAACCCACCCAGTGCTGCCAACGCAGTGAGTGCGGAGGAGGCTCTGAAGTACCTCTTGTTCTTGGTCAATGTCAACGAGCTGTATGAACACTCTCTGGGCACCTACGACTTTGACTTGGTCCTCATGGTGGCCGAGAAGTCCCAAAAG GACCCCAAAGAGTACCTTCCCTTCCTGAACATGCTGAAGACTCTAGAGCCCAACTACCAACGCTACTCCATTGACAAACACCTCAAGAGATACAGGAAGGCCTTGCATCACCTCAGCAAGTGTG GTGAGAAGCACTTCACCGAGGCCCTGAatctggtgaaggaccagaggctGTATAGTGAAGCCCTGGGGCTCTACCCAACAGACAGCCCTCAGTACAAG GCGCTGAGCTGTGCCTACGCCGAGTACCTGGTGGAGCAGCAGCAGGCGGAGCAGGCAGGGTTGTTGCTTTGGCGCTGCGGCGAGGCGACCCGCGCCCTCCAGGCCTTTGTGGGCAGTGCCAGCTGGAGGTATGCCCTCTGTGTGGCAGAGCAGATCCCCCTGCCATCCGACCAGCTGGCATTGCTGGCCAGGGACCTGGCAG AGAAACTGATAGAGCTCAGAAGATATACGGAGGCGGCCATATTGTTGGAGCGGTATGCCAAGGACTGTGAGGAGGCCATCTCAGCTCTGATCACAGGTGCAGTCTGGGAAGAAGCACTTCGATTG gtgtatTTGTACAACAGACAAGACATAATTGAAACGAACTTCAAACCAGCTCTCTTGGAAG CATGTAGTTCTCAGGCCTCTTACCTGGAAGCTCAGAAGGCGATGTTCACTCGTCACAAAACCCGTCTGTCCGTGGTACGGGAGCTTAAGGAAAAAGCCAGGCTGGAGTTACTGG ATGAGGATGTCCCAGACTGTCCGGAGGCAGAGCTCTATTCAGAGGCCAGTAGTGTGATGACAGGCAGTCATGCTGGCTCCAAGTACTCGCATAGTAACTCCCGCATCTCCTC GAGGTCGTCTAAGAATCGCCGGAAGGCCGAGCGCAAGAAGCTGAGTCTGAAGGAAGGGACCCCCCTAGAGGACATGGCCCTGCTGCATGCCCTGGCAGAGATCATCCACTCTGTGGACAAGATGAGAG AAGAGGTGCACAGCCTGCTGAAGGCCCTGGTGCTGTTCCAGTTTGACGGACAGGCCGGGAGGTTGCAACATGCCTATGGGGAGGCTCTCCAGATGATAGAGGTGGCCCTTCCCGAGGTGTGGCAGGAGGGTCTTCAGCAGACCCAGGCaccg ATCACAGGTCCTAACTCCACAGCCAACAGCATCATGGCTTCATTTCAACAGCCAAGACCCTCAGCAACCCAAG ATTCAGAGACCCCACCACCCCCAAAAATGAGAAATGGTGTCAAGTGGAAGCTGAGTATTCTGAAGTAG
- the LOC110505067 gene encoding elongator complex protein 1 isoform X2, producing the protein MRNLRLLKSLRCLKLQGPGTPQCFTVRTDTGTVLIASEYSVTELDTRAGQVVNEVSLTVERYLPEDGGGTVVGIQDLPDQESVCVATATGDVILYNLNTNQLECVGSVDSGLSAMSWSPDQELVTLTTGQDTIIMMTKNFEPITEVGIHQDDFGEGKFITVGWGKKETQFHGSEGKHAAQKKTIEVQPAMSWDDRRPRVTWRGDGQLFAVSSVCPLTGARKVRVWNRECVLQSTSETVNGLEQSLCWKPSGSLIAATQRHPNKHSVVFMEKNGLLHGDFTLPFGKEQVKVKELLWNSDSTVLAVWLEDMTPGEGGQVNTYIQLWTVGNYHWYLKQNLYFGSDPQRAPAYVSWDPEMPLRLHLVTRGWVSLNYDWGWSTDRSHGEDGHDNANVAVIDGDKLLVSTFRQCVVPPPMCAYDLQLPAPVNLVTFQRQRTNELAALTADGHISVYGQGTEKLSEPAAGLGGFRSVTHAPQLKTTYRVAVDQEEPLALRLLLWLKEDVFLGVGACTDGPSQSKMLILGPSEAQGPQPTLEIRSHVEVEGHVISMCHSSKTGTVALQLEDGQIRKFLWDSLKPSVVEWQDSTGCRINFPDPCVQTALFTIEEEHLLGLTDRSHLFVGETEVASNVSSFVVYDDFLLLTTHSHTCRCFRLTTLTVKGLQVALAADGGQNQNDQNDETLRRVERGSRIVTVVPQDTRLILQMPRGNLETIRHRALVLAQLRKWLDSQRFREAFECMRKLRINLNLIYDHNPKVFLESVETFLRQLDSINHINLFLTELKEEDTTTTMYPCPVNTTGQSAPAACGKKVDIVCDALRRTMESMDQHKYCLSILTSHVKKTVPELEVALQKVHELRVNPPSAANAVSAEEALKYLLFLVNVNELYEHSLGTYDFDLVLMVAEKSQKDPKEYLPFLNMLKTLEPNYQRYSIDKHLKRYRKALHHLSKCGEKHFTEALNLVKDQRLYSEALGLYPTDSPQYKALSCAYAEYLVEQQQAEQAGLLLWRCGEATRALQAFVGSASWRYALCVAEQIPLPSDQLALLARDLAEKLIELRRYTEAAILLERYAKDCEEAISALITGAVWEEALRLVYLYNRQDIIETNFKPALLEACSSQASYLEAQKAMFTRHKTRLSVVRELKEKARLELLDEDVPDCPEAELYSEASSVMTGSHAGSKYSHSNSRISSRSSKNRRKAERKKLSLKEGTPLEDMALLHALAEIIHSVDKMREEVHSLLKALVLFQFDGQAGRLQHAYGEALQMIEVALPEVWQEGLQQTQAPITGPNSTANSIMASFQQPRPSATQDSETPPPPKMRNGVKWKLSILK; encoded by the exons ATGCGCAACTTGAGGTTGCTGAAGAGCCTTCGTTGCTTGAAGCTGCAAGGCCCGGGCACGCCGCAATGTTTCACTGTTCGGACGGACACAGGCACGGTGCTCATCGCTTCAGAATACTCCGTCACAGAGTTGGACACACGAGCTGGCCAG GTGGTGAATGAGGTGTCGTTGACAGTTGAGCGCTATCTTCCAGAGGATGGCGGTGGGACAGTTGTTGGTATCCAAGACTTACCAGACCAGGAGTCTGTGTGCGTGGCAACAGCCACTGGTGATGTCATTCTCTACAATCTCAACACTAACCAG CTGGAGTGTGTGGGCAGTGTGGACAGTGGTCTGTCAGCCATGAGCTGGAGCCCGGACCAGGAGCTGGTCACTCTCACCACTG GTCAGGACACCATTATCATGATGACCAAAAACTTTGAACCCATCACGGAGGTTGGGATCCATCAGGATGACTTTGGAGAGG GGAAGTTTATCACAGTGGGCTGGGGGAAGAAAGAGACACAGTTCCATGGCTCAGAGGGCAAGCATGCTGCCCAGAAGAAGACTATA GAGGTGCAGCCGGCCATGTCGTGGGACGACCGCAGGCCGAGGGTGACGTGGAGAGGAGACGGGCAGCTCTTCGCTGTGAGCTCAGTTTGCCCCCTGACTG GTGCCAGGAAGGTCAGAGTGTGGAACAGAGAGTGTGTCTTACAGTCGACAAGTGAAACCGTCAACGGTCTGGAGCAGTCACTGTGTTGGAA ACCATCAGGTAGTTTGATAGCAGCCACACAGCGTCATCCTAACAAGCACAGTGTGGTGTTTATGGAGAAGAACGGCCTCCTACACGGCGACTTCACCCTGCCCTTTGGCAAAGAACAGGTCAAG GTGAAGGAGCTGCTATGGAACAGTGACTCGACTGTGTTGGCTGTGTGGCTGGAGGACATGACACCGGGAGAGGGGGGTCAAGTCAACACATATA TTCAGCTGTGGACAGTAGGTAACTACCACTGGTACCTGAAGCAGAACCTGTACTTCGGCAGCGACCCCCAGAGGGCACCAGCCTACGTGAGCTGGGATCCTGAGATGCCCCTGCGGCTGCACCTTGTGACCCGAGGCTGGGTCAGCCTGAACTACGACTGGGGCTGGAGCACCGACCGCAGCCACGGGGAGGACGGGCATGACAACGCCAATGTGGCCGTGATCGACGGCG ACAAGCTCCTCGTGTCAACGTTTCGTCAGTGTGTGGTGCCCCCGCCCATGTGTGCCTACGACCTTCAGCTGCCCGCCCCCGTCAACCTGGTGACCTTCCAGCGCCAGAGGACCAATGAGCTGGCAGCGCTCACAGCCGACGGACACATCTCTGTCTACGGCCAAG GTACTGAGAAACTGAGTGAGCCTGCAGCCGGATTGGGAGGATTCCGATCTGTCACACACGCCCCTCAGCTAAAGACAACCTACAG GGTTGCGGTGGATCAGGAGGAACCCCTGGCTTTGCGTCTGCTGCTGTGGCTGAAAGAGGATGTGTTCCTGGGGGTGGGGGCCTGTACAGACGGGCCGTCCCAGTCCAAGATGCTCATCCTGGGACCCTCAGAGGCCCAGGGCCCCCAGCCAACCCTGGAGATCAG GTCACATGTGGAGGTTGAAGGTCACGTGATCAGCATGTGTCACAGCTCCAAGACGGGCACGGTGGCGCTGCAGCTGGAGGATGGCCAGATCAGGAAGTTCCTCTGGG ACTCTTTGAAACCTAGTGTGGTGGAGTGGCAGGACTCAACAGGCTGCAGAATCAACTTCCCAGATCCCTGTGTGCAGACGGCCCTCTTTACCATAGAAGAG GAGCATCTGTTAGGGCTTACGGACCGATCTCACCTGTTTGTTGGTGAGACAGAG GTGGCCTCCAACGTTTCCTCCTTCGTGGTCTACGACGACTTCCTGCTGCTCACCACACACTCGCACACTTGCCGCTGCTTCCGACTCACCACGCTCACTGTCAAAGGGCTGCAGGTGGCCTTGGCTGCCGACGGAGGTCAGAATCAGAATGACCAGAATGACGAGACTCTCCGCAGGGTAGAGAGGGGCTCCAGAATCGTCACTGTGGTCCCCCAGGACACCAGGCTCATCCTACAG ATGCCTCGCGGTAACCTGGAGACCATCCGCCATCGAGCACTGGTGTTGGCTCAGCTCCGAAAGTGGCTGGACAGTCAGAGGTTCCGAGAGGCCTTTGAGTGCATGAGGAAGCTGCGGATCAACCTTAACCTGATCTACGACCACAACCCCAAG GTGTTTTTAGAGAGCGTGGAGACTTTCCTGAGACAGCTGGACTCTATCAATCACATCAACCTGTTCCTCACAGAGCTCAA GGAGGAAGATACCACTACAACAATGTACCCTTGTCCAGTGAACACTACAGGACAGTCAGCCCCTGCAGCTTGTGGGAAAAAGGTGGATATTGTCTGTGATGCGTTACGCCGCACCATGGAATCTATGGACCAGCATAA GTACTGTCTGTCTATTTTGACGTCACACGTGAAGAAGACTGTTCCTGAGCTGGAGGTTGCCCTGCAGAAAGTCCACGAGCTTCGAG TGAACCCACCCAGTGCTGCCAACGCAGTGAGTGCGGAGGAGGCTCTGAAGTACCTCTTGTTCTTGGTCAATGTCAACGAGCTGTATGAACACTCTCTGGGCACCTACGACTTTGACTTGGTCCTCATGGTGGCCGAGAAGTCCCAAAAG GACCCCAAAGAGTACCTTCCCTTCCTGAACATGCTGAAGACTCTAGAGCCCAACTACCAACGCTACTCCATTGACAAACACCTCAAGAGATACAGGAAGGCCTTGCATCACCTCAGCAAGTGTG GTGAGAAGCACTTCACCGAGGCCCTGAatctggtgaaggaccagaggctGTATAGTGAAGCCCTGGGGCTCTACCCAACAGACAGCCCTCAGTACAAG GCGCTGAGCTGTGCCTACGCCGAGTACCTGGTGGAGCAGCAGCAGGCGGAGCAGGCAGGGTTGTTGCTTTGGCGCTGCGGCGAGGCGACCCGCGCCCTCCAGGCCTTTGTGGGCAGTGCCAGCTGGAGGTATGCCCTCTGTGTGGCAGAGCAGATCCCCCTGCCATCCGACCAGCTGGCATTGCTGGCCAGGGACCTGGCAG AGAAACTGATAGAGCTCAGAAGATATACGGAGGCGGCCATATTGTTGGAGCGGTATGCCAAGGACTGTGAGGAGGCCATCTCAGCTCTGATCACAGGTGCAGTCTGGGAAGAAGCACTTCGATTG gtgtatTTGTACAACAGACAAGACATAATTGAAACGAACTTCAAACCAGCTCTCTTGGAAG CATGTAGTTCTCAGGCCTCTTACCTGGAAGCTCAGAAGGCGATGTTCACTCGTCACAAAACCCGTCTGTCCGTGGTACGGGAGCTTAAGGAAAAAGCCAGGCTGGAGTTACTGG ATGAGGATGTCCCAGACTGTCCGGAGGCAGAGCTCTATTCAGAGGCCAGTAGTGTGATGACAGGCAGTCATGCTGGCTCCAAGTACTCGCATAGTAACTCCCGCATCTCCTC GAGGTCGTCTAAGAATCGCCGGAAGGCCGAGCGCAAGAAGCTGAGTCTGAAGGAAGGGACCCCCCTAGAGGACATGGCCCTGCTGCATGCCCTGGCAGAGATCATCCACTCTGTGGACAAGATGAGAG AAGAGGTGCACAGCCTGCTGAAGGCCCTGGTGCTGTTCCAGTTTGACGGACAGGCCGGGAGGTTGCAACATGCCTATGGGGAGGCTCTCCAGATGATAGAGGTGGCCCTTCCCGAGGTGTGGCAGGAGGGTCTTCAGCAGACCCAGGCaccg ATCACAGGTCCTAACTCCACAGCCAACAGCATCATGGCTTCATTTCAACAGCCAAGACCCTCAGCAACCCAAG ATTCAGAGACCCCACCACCCCCAAAAATGAGAAATGGTGTCAAGTGGAAGCTGAGTATTCTGAAGTAG